Proteins encoded by one window of Pecten maximus chromosome 15, xPecMax1.1, whole genome shotgun sequence:
- the LOC117343886 gene encoding titin homolog, producing the protein MKCIWISFVAVVCLTTLGSTAPASVSLKKREADVPSIVSLKKREADVPSIVSLKKREADVPSIVSLKKREADVPSIVSLRKREADVPSIVSLKKREADIPSIVSLKKREADVPSIVSLKKREADAPSIVSLKKREADVPSIVSLKKREADVPSIVSLKKREADVPSIVSLKKREADVPSIVSLRKREADVPSIVSLKKREADVPSIVSLKKREADIPSIVSLKKREADVPSIVSLKKREADAPSIVSLKKREADVPSIVSLKKREADAPSIVSLKKREADVPSIVSLKKREADVPSIVSLKKREADVPSIVSLKKREADVPSIVSLKKREADVPSIVSLKKREADVPSIVSLKKREADVPSIVSLKKREVDVPSIVSLKKREADVPSIISLKKREADVPSIVSLKKREADVPSIISLKKREADVPSIVSLKKREADVPSIVSLRKREADVPSIVSLKKREADVPSIVSLKKREADAPSIVSLKKREADVPSIVSLKKREADVPSIVSLRKREADVPSIISLKKREADVPSIISLKKREADVPSIVSLKKREADVPSIVSLKKREADVPSIVSLRKREADVPSIVSLRKREADVPSIISLKKREADVPSIISLKKREADVPSIVSLRKREADVPSIVSLRKREADVPSIISLKKREADVPSIISLKKREADVPSIVSLKKREADVPSIVSLKKREADVPSIVSLKKREADVPSIVSLKKREADVPSIVSLKKREADVPSIVSLKKREADVPSIVSLKKREADVPSIVSLKKREADVPSIVSLKKREADVPSIVSLKKREADVPSIVSLKKREADAPSIVSLKKREADVPSIVSLKKREADVPSIVSLKKREADVPSIVSLKKREADAPSIVSLKKREADVPSIVSLKKREADVPSIVSLKKREADVPSIVSLKKREADVPSIVSLKKREAQPSIDVSL; encoded by the exons ATGAAGTGTATTTGGATTTCTTTTGTTGCTGTAGTGTGTCTCACCACTTTAG GCTCCACAGCACCTGCAAGTGTGTCTCTGAAGAAGAGAGAAGCCGATGTCCCTTCCATTGTTTCTCTGAAGAAGAGAGAAGCCGATGTCCCATCTATTGTTTCTCTGAAAAAGAGGGAGGCCGATGTCCCATCTATTGTTTCTCTGAAAAAGAGGGAGGCCGATGTTCCATCTATTGTTTCTCTGAGGAAGAGGGAAGCCGATGTCCCATCTATTGTTTCCCTGAAAAAGAGGGAGGCCGATATCCCATCCATTGTTTCTCTGAAGAAGAGAGAAGCCGATGTCCCATCCATTGTTTCTCTGAAGAAGAGGGAGGCCGATGCCCCATCCATTGTTTCTCTGAAGAAGAGAGAAGCCGATGTCCCATCTATTGTTTCTCTGAAGAAGAGAGAAGCCGATGTCCCATCCATTGTTTCTCTGAAGAAGAGAGAAGCCGATGTCCCATCTATTGTTTCTCTGAAAAAGAGGGAGGCCGATGTTCCATCCATTGTTTCTCTGAGGAAGAGGGAAGCCGATGTCCCATCCATTGTTTCTCTGAAGAAGAGGGAGGCTGACGTCCCATCTATTGTTTCCCTGAAAAAGAGGGAGGCCGATATCCCATCCATTGTTTCTCTGAAGAAGAGAGAAGCCGATGTCCCATCCATTGTTTCTCTAAAGAAGAGGGAGGCCGATGCCCCATCCATTGTTTCTCTGAAGAAGAGAGAAGCCGATGTCCCATCTATTGTTTCTCTGAAGAAGAGAGAGGCCGATGCCCCATCAATTGTTTCTCTGAAGAAGAGGGAGGCCGATGTCCCATCTATTGTTTCTCTGAAAAAGAGGGAAGCCGATGTCCCATCTATTGTTTCTCTGAAGAAGAGGGAGGCCGATGTTCCTTCCATTGTTTCTCTGAAGAAGAGGGAGGCCGATGTCCCATCCATTGTTTCTCTGAAGAAGAGGGAGGCCGATGTCCCATCCATTGTTTCTCTGAAGAAGAGGGAGGCCGATGTCCCATCTATTGTTTCTCTGAAGAAGAGGGAGGCTGATGTCCCATCCATTGTTTCCCTGAAAAAGAGGGAGGTCGATGTCCCATCTATTGTTTCTCTGAAGAAGAGGGAGGCCGATGTCCCATCCATTATTTCTCTGAAGAAAAGGGAGGCCGATGTCCCATCCATTGTTTCTCTGAAGAAGAGGGAGGCCGATGTCCCATCCATTATTTCTCTGAAGAAGAGGGAAGCCGATGTCCCATCTATTGTTTCTCTGAAAAAGAGGGAAGCCGATGTCCCATCCATTGTTTCTCTGAGGAAGAGGGAGGCTGATGTCCCATCCATTGTTTCTCTGAAGAAAAGGGAAGCCGATGTTCCATCCATTGTTTCTCTGAAGAAGAGGGAAGCCGATGCCCCATCGATTGTTTCACTGAAAAAGAGGGAGGCCGATGTTCCCTCCATTGTTTCTCTGAAGAAGAGGGAGGCCGATGTCCCATCCATTGTTTCTCTGAGGAAGAGGGAGGCCGATGTCCCATCCATTATTTCTCTGAAGAAAAGGGAGGCCGATGTCCCATCCATTATTTCTCTGAAGAAAAGGGAGGCCGATGTCCCATCCATTGTTTCTCTGAAGAAGAGGGAGGCCGATGTCCCATCTATTGTTTCTCTGAAAAAGAGGGAAGCCGATGTCCCATCCATTGTTTCTCTGAGGAAGAGGGAGGCCGATGTCCCATCCATTGTTTCTCTGAGGAAGAGGGAGGCCGATGTCCCATCCATTATTTCTCTGAAGAAAAGGGAGGCCGATGTCCCATCCATTATTTCTCTGAAGAAAAGGGAAGCCGATGTCCCATCCATTGTTTCTCTGAGGAAGAGGGAGGCCGATGTCCCATCCATTGTTTCTCTGAGGAAGAGGGAGGCCGATGTCCCATCCATTATTTCTCTGAAGAAAAGGGAGGCCGATGTCCCATCCATTATTTCTCTGAAGAAAAGGGAAGCCGATGTTCCCTCCATTGTTTCTCTGAAGAAGAGGGAGGCCGATGTCCCATCCATTGTTTCTCTGAAGAAGAGGGAGGCCGATGTCCCATCCATTGTTTCTCTGAAGAAGAGGGAGGCCGATGTCCCATCCATTGTTTCTCTGAAGAAGAGGGAGGCCGATGTCCCATCCATTGTTTCTCTGAAGAAGAGGGAGGCCGATGTTCCATCCATTGTTTCTCTGAAGAAGAGGGAGGCCGATGTCCCATCTATTGTTTCTCTGAAGAAGAGGGAGGCCGATGTCCCATCTATTGTTTCTCTGAAGAAGAGGGAGGCCGATGTCCCATCTATTGTTTCTCTGAAGAAGAGGGAGGCCGATGTCCCATCCATTGTTTCTCTGAAGAAGAGGGAAGCCGATGTCCCCTCCATTGTTTCTCTGAAGAAGAGGGAGGCCGATGCCCCATCCATTGTTTCTCTGAAGAAGAGGGAAGCCGATGTCCCATCTATTGTTTCTCTGAAGAAGAGGGAGGCCGATGTCCCATCCATTGTTTCTCTGAAGAAGAGGGAGGCCGATGTCCCATCCATTGTTTCTCTGAAGAAGAGAGAGGCCGATGCCCCATCTATTGTTTCTCTGAAAAAGAGGGAGGCTGATGTCCCATCCATTGTTTCTCTGAAGAAGAGGGAAGCCGATGTCCCATCCATTGTTTCTCTGAAGAAGAGGGAGGCCGATGTCCCATCCATTGTTTCTCTTAAGAAGAGGGAGGCCGATGTCCCATCCATTGTTTCTCTTAAGAAGAGGGAAGCCCAACCATCAATAGATGTGTCCTTGTAG
- the LOC117344216 gene encoding peptidyl-glycine alpha-amidating monooxygenase A-like yields the protein MLYLFVIVVLTLPYIGSSMPSYHQEVLQIPLSSFVGPDKVQYACISVPLKANEYIVDFQPHSPSGGVHHMALYSCVEPYERHSVWECIDPKHVCKTATEKRGVYAWNLGAPGWTLPSYTGIFTGNSSGFLVFQIHGRHDLTQNHLDKYGSIALEFRTKRPPLDTVMKVYGSDGYIPANTLGFTTDVACTWDMSISAPIVGYALHTHDYGVAVSAYLIRNGTWIEIGRVDPRYSMVTYDTSVRNLHVHPGDTVAVRCTYDNHGTTDVQMGYKHSDEMCNMFFYYAIPHSFAETSTMTPCSNNAQDFHWEDVFDNIPSLASDVSGDTDQNRYMKTHHLPRKI from the exons ATGTTGTACCTGTTCGTGATAGTCGTCCTAACACTGCCATACATAGGCAGTTCCATGCCTTCCTATCATCAAGAGGTTTTACAAATACCTCTGTCATCCTTTGTTGGACCAGAC aaaGTTCAATATGCCTGCATCTCTGTACCGCTGAAAGCCAATGAATATATAG TTGATTTCCAGCCTCATTCACCATCTGGAGGAGTCCATCACATGGCACTGTACTCATGTGTAGAACCGTATGAACGACACTCCGTTTG GGAGTGCATTGACCCCAAACATGTCTGTAAGACAGCTACTGAGAAGAGGGGTGTGTATGCCTGGAATTTAGGCGCCCCAGGCTGGACCTTACCATCAT ACACTGGGATCTTCACGGGAAATTCTTCGGGGTTCCTCGTTTTCCAGATCCATGGACGGCACGATCTTACAC AGAATCATCTGGATAAATATGGAAGCATAGCCCTGGAATTTAGGACAAAAAG ACCACCGCTGGACACAGTAATGAAAGTCTATGGATCCGACGGATACATCCCCGCTAACACTCTAG GTTTTACAACAGACGTAGCCTGCACCTGGGACATGAGCATCAGTGCTCCAATCGTTGGATATGCCTTACATACACACGACTATG GTGTAGCGGTATCAGCATACCTTATTAGAAATGGGACATGGATTGAGATAGGACGAGTTGACCCACGTTATTCAATG GTTACTTACGACACATCGGTCCGGAATCTGCACGTTCATCCAGGAGACACTGTG GCTGTGCGATGTACATACGATAACCATGGTACTACAGATGTCCAAATGGG atataaaCACTCGGACGAGATGTGTAACATGTTTTTCTACTACGCCATCCCACACAGCTTTGCCGAAACATCGACTATGACACCATGCTCTAACAACGCTCAAGATTTCCACTGGGAGGATGTGTTTGACAATATTCCATCCCTTGCCAGCGATGTATCGGGGGACACCGATCAAAACCGTTACATGAAGACCCATCATTTACCGagaaaaatctga